The Streptomyces sp. NBC_00236 DNA window GTCGTGCCGACGACCACCACGGCGACGTCCGCGGCGCGCGCGGCGGCCACGGCCTCGGCGAGGGCGGAGGCCGCGTCGCCGGCGGGAGGGGCGGCGGCGAGGACGGTCGCCACACCCGAACCCGGGGCGAGCGAGCGTCGCGCCACGACCTCCACCTCCTCGCCCGCGACCAGTTCGGCCCGGGCTCGGTGCAGCGGTGGGGCGACGTGGACCCGGGTCGGATCGTCGCTGTCCACCGGGAACGTGCCGGACAGCACCGTCTCGCCGCCGACGGACAGGGAGATCGCTCCCCAGCCCCCCACCGCCCAGGTCCACACACCGCCCACGTCGGGGCGGACCAGGGCCCGGATCTCCACGGCCGCGGCACCGTCGACCACGACCGAGGGCTCCACGATCCGCCCGGACAGCCGGTGCTCGGCATGGAGTTCGTCACCGTCCGCGTCCAGCAGCCTGACGAGCACGCCCGGTGTGCCGGTGCGAGGATCACGCGACCTGTCCAGGGGGAGGGGACGGCCGGACGGCGGCAGCCCCCGGTGGTGGGTCACCTCCGCCGCGCCGTCGAGCGCTGCCTCGATCCCGGCCAGCGGCGTCACCACCGCCTCGGGAAACACCTCCGCGCTGCCGCCGCCCTGAACGCGCACCGCCGTGGCATGCGGACCGATGACCGCGACCGAGCGCATCCCGGCACGGTCCAGCGGCAGCAGTTCCCCGGCGTTGCGCAGCAGCACCGAGCCCGCGGCGACGGCCCGGCGCAGCAGTGCCCGCTGCGCGCCGGGAGCGATGACGGGCCGCCGCGCGGGGCGGGGCGTTCCCAGCGCACCCACCTGCCCGGCGAGCCGGAGCAGCCGCCTCACCTTGTCGTCGACGGCCGCCGGGGAGACCAGCCCGTGTTCCAGTGCGGCGAGCAGGCCCGCCGCCCAGGGGCCGTCCGGCCCCGGCATCGCCAGGTCCTGCGCGGAGCGTGCGGTGTCCAGGAGCGTGCGCACACCACCCCAGTCCGAGACCACGGGCCCCTCGAATCCCCAGTCCTCCTTCAACGGGCGCTCCAGCAGCGGGGAGGCGGACATGGTGACGCCGTCGACCTTGTTGTACGCGGACATGACCGCCTGGACGCCGGCCGCCACCGCCGCCTCGAAGGGGGCGAGATAGAGCTCGTGGAGTGTCTGCTCGTCCATGCGGACGTCGACGATCAGCCGGTCCGTCTCGGCGTCGTTGGCGACGAAGTGCTTGGCGGTGGCGGCGACCCCGCCGGACTGGATGCCCTTGATGAGGGCCGCGCCGGTCCGGCCGGTGAGGAGCGGGTCCTCGGAGAAGCACTCGAAGTGCCGGCCGCCCAGGGGGGACCGGTGCAGATTGAGGGTGGGGGCGAGGAGTACGTCCACGCCTTTGCGTCGCGCCTCCGAGGCGAGCAGCGCGCCGAGATCCGTCAGCAGGTGCTCGTCCCAGGAGGCGGCCAGCGCCGTCGGGGAGGGCAGGACGAGCGATGTCTCGCGCTCGTCCCAGGTCTCGCCGCGTACCCCGGCAGGCCCGTCGGAGAGGGTGAGGGCACGCAGTCCCACAGCCGGTTCGGCGTGTGTACGCCAGGTGCTCGCACCGGTCAGCAGGCGCGCCTTCTGCGCCAGGTCGAGCTTCTCCAGCAGTGGATCGATCTCTTCGTCCCTCATGACGGTCATGCCCTCTCAGTCCGCGCGCCCGATCAGCGCCCTCGCGCTGCGACGGCAGCGCTGCCGCGCGCAGCCGGGAGAGCGCTCTCCCGCGCTGCCGCGCCAAGCGTCGCTGGCCGACGGTGACCGTGTCAATGGCGAACGCCTCCGCACAGGCCGTGTGCCACCCGGCCTCCGCCGGTGGCCGGAACTCGCTGTGCTCTTGTCATCACGCGTTGTCTGCACATAAGTTGACCGCTTGCGACGTGTCCTACTGCCTGTGGGGGAGCCAAGTCATGGCCGCGAACGGACGGCACCGCAGATACCAGCCGAGCCGCATCAACCGTGTCTCGCTCACGGTCACAGCGGGCGGTGCGGGCATCGCCCTCCCGCTCATCACCGCGGCGTCGGCGGGCGCCGCGTCAGGTGATGTGTGGGACAAGGTCGCCGCGTGCGAATCCACCAGCAACTGGGACATCAACACCGGCAACGGGTACTTCGGCGGGCTTCAGTTCACCCGGTCGACGTGGGCTGCCTACGGCGGTACGGAGTACGCGCCGCGCGCGGATCTGGCCACCCGGGACCAGCAGATCGCCATCGCGGAGAAGGTCCTGGAGGGGCAGGGCCCCGGCGCGTGGCCGGTCTGTTCGGGGAAGGCGGGCCTGACACGGGGCGGTGACGGACCGGACGTCAGCCCGCAGTCCGAGCGAACGGCCGAGATCGCGACGCCGAAGAAGGCCCAGCCCCGTGCCGCCGCTTCGCAGAGCGCCGGAACGGCGAAGGCCACACCGACCACGGTGCCGGGCAAGCGTGACTCGTACACCG harbors:
- a CDS encoding glycoside hydrolase family 3 C-terminal domain-containing protein, with the translated sequence MTVMRDEEIDPLLEKLDLAQKARLLTGASTWRTHAEPAVGLRALTLSDGPAGVRGETWDERETSLVLPSPTALAASWDEHLLTDLGALLASEARRKGVDVLLAPTLNLHRSPLGGRHFECFSEDPLLTGRTGAALIKGIQSGGVAATAKHFVANDAETDRLIVDVRMDEQTLHELYLAPFEAAVAAGVQAVMSAYNKVDGVTMSASPLLERPLKEDWGFEGPVVSDWGGVRTLLDTARSAQDLAMPGPDGPWAAGLLAALEHGLVSPAAVDDKVRRLLRLAGQVGALGTPRPARRPVIAPGAQRALLRRAVAAGSVLLRNAGELLPLDRAGMRSVAVIGPHATAVRVQGGGSAEVFPEAVVTPLAGIEAALDGAAEVTHHRGLPPSGRPLPLDRSRDPRTGTPGVLVRLLDADGDELHAEHRLSGRIVEPSVVVDGAAAVEIRALVRPDVGGVWTWAVGGWGAISLSVGGETVLSGTFPVDSDDPTRVHVAPPLHRARAELVAGEEVEVVARRSLAPGSGVATVLAAAPPAGDAASALAEAVAAARAADVAVVVVGTTEESESEGQDRESLGLPDGQDALVRAVARANPRTVVVVNAGGPVALPWHSRVPALLLTWFPGQEAGGGLADVLFGRAEPGGRLPTTWGAAQDDVPVLGTAPAPDGRLHYAEGLHIGYAAWLRSGAVPAYWFGHGLGYTSWEYEDLTAPATVRAGDSFNVRVRVRNSGRRRGREVVQLYLARNGSAVERPARRLVGYAAVTAEPGESTVAVIRVSGRALAHWSATRHGWETEAGDFALLGGRSAGDLPLGTTLTALAARRPSGTDADGGTEGSGERSPVML